One Enterobacter asburiae genomic window, CGGGTAAAGGGAATGGTCATGAGTGTTCCTTAGTGCAGGCCAAACACGTTGAGCATGGTGGAGAGCTTCACGCCCGTTTCGCGCCACTCGCCCACCGGCGAGGAGGCGGGCACAATGCCCGCACCGGCAAACAGGCGAACGGTATTTTTATTCAGACGCGCGCAGCGGATGGTCACCACCCACTCGCCGTTGCCTTCGCTGTCGCACCAGCCGACGATGCCGCCGAACAGCTCGCGGTCGAACGGCTCCAGCTCGGCAATCAGTTCTTTTGCTACCTGATGCGGGAAGCCGCTCAGCGCCGGGGTCGGGTGCAGCAGGCAGGCCAGCGTCAGGGCGTTTTCATTTTCACGCGCCTCGCCTTCTACCGGCGTCGCCAGATGCCACAGCGTCGGCGTGGTAATCAGCTGAGGAGAATCCGGCATGCTCAGATGGTGGCTGCGCGGTGCCAGAATGGCCTTCATCGCCTGGGTCACCAGGTCGTGCTCGTGACGGTCCTTTTCGGAGGCCAGCAGCTTATTGCCCGCTTCGCGATCTAATACGTCGTCCGGCTGACGACGCGCCGAGCCTGCCAGCGGCAGCGAGCTAAAGTGCCCGCCCTCTTTGCGCAGCAGCAGTTCGGGGCTTGCCCCCAGCAGCACGCCGCCGTCTTCCAGCGGCACGTGGAAGTTAAAGCTCGCCGGGTTCTGGGCGATCAGGCGCTCCATCAGCGCACCGCTATCAATGTGTTTATCGGTCGCAATGTCGATCAGGCGCGATAGCACCACCTTGTTCACCTGCGGCGTGGCGGTGAGCGACGCGGCGCGAGCGACCATCTCTTCGAACACGGGCTGCGAGGGGATCTCGGTGCGTTGTTCAACCTTCAGCGCCTGCGAGCCGGAAAAATAGCGTGAAGACTGCTGACGCGCCGGGCGGGAAAACGTCTGCCAGCGTTCGGGAATAAACAGCGAAGACGGCTTGCGGGTATCGAAAGGGATGGCCCCAACCATGACCGGATGGGCGATGCCGCTGGCTTTTGCATTCCGAAAAGCCTGGGCTAATTTCTGCTGGAAGCGGCCTGCCGGATCGTCGCCGCCAACGGCGGTCTCAGAGAAACGGGCAAAACAGCCGGACGTGGTAAAACTGCGGTAAGGCGACATAAAGAAAAAGCTGTCTGATTGCAGCGTGGTCGCGTTGTGCTGAACTTCCTCAGCCAGGGACGTGTCCATATCATCCTCCTTAAAATGATAAAAGAAGCAATAATGATTATCATTTATATTTTCGTCGGCTAACCTAATCCCACATCGCTTCGCTGTCAACCGTCGGGCAAATAACTTGTGCGACAAAAGCTTGCATCCCTTCGCGGTAGCCATGAAAATGAGAAGCATTATCTTCAACAAAAAC contains:
- the entC gene encoding isochorismate synthase EntC; translated protein: MDTSLAEEVQHNATTLQSDSFFFMSPYRSFTTSGCFARFSETAVGGDDPAGRFQQKLAQAFRNAKASGIAHPVMVGAIPFDTRKPSSLFIPERWQTFSRPARQQSSRYFSGSQALKVEQRTEIPSQPVFEEMVARAASLTATPQVNKVVLSRLIDIATDKHIDSGALMERLIAQNPASFNFHVPLEDGGVLLGASPELLLRKEGGHFSSLPLAGSARRQPDDVLDREAGNKLLASEKDRHEHDLVTQAMKAILAPRSHHLSMPDSPQLITTPTLWHLATPVEGEARENENALTLACLLHPTPALSGFPHQVAKELIAELEPFDRELFGGIVGWCDSEGNGEWVVTIRCARLNKNTVRLFAGAGIVPASSPVGEWRETGVKLSTMLNVFGLH